DNA sequence from the candidate division TA06 bacterium genome:
ATCCCGTCGGACGCAAAATATCAAATGAAGAAATTGCCCGGGTCAACCTTAAGCCCGAAAGATTTCATGGAGAATGGAATTATACAATTTACCCGAGCCTCAATAATAACTTGTAAAGCTTATTTATTTACAGCTACTAATGGCAGTTTCTATTTTTCGTAAAAGAGAAAGACCGTTCCCTCCAATTGAGGAACGGTCTTTCTTGGAGCAACCATTACTTATAACTACTAAAAATCATTTCACTTTACTGTCCCATTCTACCAAAGATATTCCAGCTGGTCGCAAGATTTGCCTTAATAGGTCAATTCCAATGTCACCTGAACCATGTGGATTTGGCACACGCAACTTAAGCTCGCCTTTTATCATAAATTAATGCTTGCCCCCGGATAGGGACCGGTAAAACCGAACAAGCCCAGCCCGCGTATCAATTCCCTTCGTTTAATCTTGCCCGGCATATTATGCCGCCGATGCCCGGCGCCGTGATTTTACAGGTTGTTTCAACCTTCGCTACTCCGTCAAGACCTCCCTCAATTCTTTTTCGCACTCGTGTTTATCGGTATGGTTTGCCCAGACACCATTACAACTTGGAATTTCAGCAAACCACGTGCCGTCGTTTAATTTTTTATAAATTGCGCTGTTTAATAATAATTGCATTTCACCCGGCCGGTATTTTATAGCGTCCCTTACTTGTGGGGAATTTGTTTTTTTCATGTTTTATTTCAACTCCTTTATTGCGCTATTTATTAACCAGAGCGGGATATTGATTGCATACCATACCGTTTGATTGCGTTACTTTGTCATTCCCGCGCCACGCCGACTTGTCCGCCGTAGTAGCAACATAGGCGGAAGTAGAAACGAAGGAGGAAGGCGAGGCTCCGCTTAAGCGGGGCTGTGCCTGCACGCCGTAGTTGTTTCGGCACGCAGGCGGGGGCCAGGCGGGAATCCAGTGTAATCCTTCTGGATACCTGCTGGAAGCCTGCCCTGGGTAAGGCTGGCGTGCCTTGCAGGCTCAGGGTTTATCCCTCTGGATTCCTGCTTTCGCAGGAATGACATGCGGGGCAGGTATGACAAGAAGCCGCAATGATACATTGTTGTCAACATCATGCGTGATAAATGCAATCTATTAACCGCCCTCATTAATAGTGTAACAAAATATCTATCATTAGTCAATATTATTCAGTTTAGAAATCACTGAAAAAAGCGGCCTAACATAGAAGGCCGCCTTTTTTGCATAAAAGTACTTTTATTGAATCTTAATGAGTTTCGACTTTGACCGTTTCAGCCTTGCTCACCGGCATATCATCCAGCCTTCCGATGGACGTGTTATTGGGCGCGCTTTTGACTAACTCGGCCGCGGCCGCTATTCTAGGCCAGGCCGCCTGCCTATTTGTCCTTCTCCTGCACTTTTTGATAGATCTCCCGCGTGATCTGGGACGATTTGGCCGCGCCCTCGATCGCCTTGACCGCGATCTCCTGCACCTGCTTGCCGGCCGTATCCGCCTTGGCCGTCAATTGAGCCAAATGGGCGTCATTTTCCTTGATTTTTGCTTCCAGCATGGAAACCATCTGTTGATGAAGTTTCTGCTCGCTTTCCATCTCTTTTTTCAGCAGGCTGATTTCATGTTGATACCGTTGCTCGATCTCAGTTACGGCTTTGGACCCCGCTTCTGCCATCCGTTTTTCCAGTTCGGCGGGGAATGCCTCGACTTTGGCCTTAAGCTCGGCGTACTCAGTTTCCTTCAGTGCCACGGCCTCCATTCGCGCCTTGAGATCCCGCTCAAAAGCCTCCCGTTTTTCCAGAATTTCTTTTTCCAACGCCGCTTTCCCGGCTTCGTAAGCGTCCTGCTCCAGCTTCCTCTGGCGATCGCGCTGATAAATGAATTCCTCCTCCTCCTGTTTCCGCTCCTTTTCAATTTGCAACTTCCGATCTTTGACTAACTGGGCCGTCCGCTCTTCTTCCTGTTTCCAGGCTATCCGCTTTTCTTCCATATTTTCATCGAACGACTGCTCGGCCTGCCGCATCTCTTGTTCGAAATCGCGTTTCTTCTCCTGCTGGGCTTTGATCAAGGCCGCCAGGCTGTCGGCCTCTGCCATTATCTCATGGATTTGCTCAAGGCCTTCTTTTTCAACGGCTATGGCCTTTTCCAAACCATCCAACTCCTTGTGATTCTCCAGCAATTTTGCTTCGATCTGGTCGAAGGCCTTGCCGACCTCCAGCTTGACGGCTGCCAGGCTGCCGACGATGGAATCCATGGTCAGACCGCCAGCTTTTTGCACCAATTCGTGTTTTTCGGCCCGCGCCTTCTGTTCGCGTTTGTCGGTCGACTTTTCCTCCTTGACCTGCTTGAGCAGATCGTTGTATGCCTTCAGGATCTCGACCTTGGAGCTTTTTAGAGATACTTCTTCAGCCATTGCCGTTCCTTCCTAAATTTATTTTCAAAATACTTTATATCCGATTGAACCCAAGGTTTGGAAATCGCGCACTTTGGCCGCGCCGGTGAAAATTCAAATTGGGAAACCTCGCAGGGTTGAAGGGTTTTACCGCACCACCAGCATTTTAGCCGTGGCCGATTGTGTGCCTGATTTTAAATGAACCAGGTACACCCCGCTGGAAACCCTGCGGCCGCTTTGGTCCCGGCCATCCCAGTTGATTTTATAGCTCCCTGCTGTTTTGTTCTCCCGGATCAAAGTATTGACCTCCTGGCCCAAAAGGTTGTAGACTTTTAGAGAAGTATTCCCGCCCTGGGGAATGGAATATTCAATGGTGCTGCCGTAAACCCGTAATTTTACATTCTGAACTTTGAAATTTGCATTTTGCAATGGGTCGGACTCCACACCCGCTGGTCCGTAGCCTTGTAATATCCTAAGACCGTTAGCTCCAT
Encoded proteins:
- a CDS encoding T9SS type A sorting domain-containing protein, producing the protein MAVSGYYAYIANWDSGLRIINVSNPASPNEVGYYNTPGNVGGVAVTGGYIYVADGANGLRILQGYGPAGVESDPLQNANFKVQNVKLRVYGSTIEYSIPQGGNTSLKVYNLLGQEVNTLIRENKTAGSYKINWDGRDQSGRRVSSGVYLVHLKSGTQSATAKMLVVR